One region of Ferrimicrobium sp. genomic DNA includes:
- the pyrH gene encoding UMP kinase: MQSSVDRCRILLKISGEALGDAAKGPLDAKVLTQLAQELVGLRSELDVEIALVVGGGNIWRGTYGVDIGIDAPTSDNIGMLATVMNALALQSAIEALGQPVRLQSAIQMSELAEPYIRRRAVRHLEKGRIVIFAAGTGNPFFTTDTAAALRAAEIGAQTMMKGTHSGVNGIYSADPRLDPSATKYDHVGYMDVISRDLNVMDMTAVTFCKDHDIRVIVFDVTSPGNIARAWRGEIGTVVD, encoded by the coding sequence TTGCAGTCATCGGTTGATCGATGCCGAATTCTACTCAAAATTTCGGGCGAAGCGCTTGGAGATGCAGCCAAGGGGCCACTTGACGCGAAGGTGCTGACCCAACTGGCGCAAGAACTCGTTGGGCTCCGGTCGGAACTCGACGTTGAGATCGCCTTAGTTGTCGGTGGCGGGAATATTTGGCGTGGCACCTACGGCGTGGATATCGGTATTGATGCTCCAACATCGGACAACATTGGGATGCTTGCGACGGTGATGAATGCGCTCGCACTGCAAAGCGCCATTGAGGCGCTCGGCCAGCCAGTTCGCCTCCAGAGTGCCATCCAGATGTCCGAGCTTGCTGAGCCTTACATCCGGCGCAGAGCGGTGCGCCATCTCGAGAAGGGTAGGATCGTCATCTTCGCTGCTGGCACCGGTAATCCGTTTTTCACGACGGACACCGCAGCTGCACTTCGAGCTGCGGAGATCGGTGCGCAGACGATGATGAAGGGTACACACTCAGGGGTTAATGGAATCTACTCCGCCGACCCGCGCCTTGACCCCAGCGCTACGAAGTATGATCATGTTGGGTATATGGATGTCATCTCGCGCGATCTCAATGTTATGGATATGACTGCCGTCACTTTCTGCAAGGATCACGATATTCGAGTGATCGTGTTTGACGTGACCAGCCCTGGTAATATCGCTCGCGCCTGGCGTGGCGAGATTGGAACGGTGGTTGACTGA
- the frr gene encoding ribosome recycling factor, with protein sequence MAEEVNTDLVIAETKTKMAKAVEHTEEEFASVRTGRAAPALVEHLLVDYYGSPTPLMTIAGIGVSDARTLVINPYDRGSLGAIETAIRNADLGVNPSNDGAAIRITLQPPTEERRKELIKVVRARSEEGRVAVRAIRRSARHQFEVWQKQGSLTTDDLGDLEKQLEQLTSQYIAELDKALETKERDLLEV encoded by the coding sequence ATGGCTGAAGAAGTAAATACGGATCTGGTTATCGCTGAAACCAAGACCAAGATGGCCAAAGCCGTCGAACATACTGAAGAGGAGTTTGCTTCGGTACGCACGGGTCGTGCGGCACCGGCGTTAGTCGAGCATCTCCTCGTTGACTACTATGGCTCGCCCACTCCTCTGATGACCATTGCTGGTATCGGTGTCTCCGATGCGCGTACCTTGGTTATCAATCCTTACGATCGCGGGAGCCTTGGTGCTATCGAGACGGCTATTCGTAATGCGGATCTCGGCGTGAACCCCAGCAACGATGGTGCGGCGATTCGCATCACCCTGCAACCCCCTACGGAAGAACGGCGCAAAGAACTTATCAAGGTTGTTCGTGCACGCTCTGAGGAGGGGAGAGTTGCGGTTCGAGCTATACGCCGCAGCGCACGCCACCAGTTTGAGGTTTGGCAGAAGCAGGGTTCACTGACGACGGACGACCTTGGGGATCTTGAGAAACAGCTCGAACAATTAACGTCGCAGTATATCGCGGAACTTGACAAGGCGTTGGAGACCAAAGAGCGCGATTTACTTGAGGTCTGA
- a CDS encoding DMT family transporter gives MRTEQPQSDLLSGRDLRNGTHPTGDDGDRTQWCATVDRASIHGHASATTVMSATTGELSTVEVVNVASLGIYNQNMHPHHIRQRPGIIGIVTAAILWGFSGIAAQQLFQHYHLEPTWLAAVRVTGAGVLLALWAGPRGRGAGFKRFSADRRRLATIIVFGVVALDGVQLTFFLAIAHGTAVSATLLQFTSPVLILGWISLRHFKVPKPLLILLTAGALAGVFLVVTDGSTSGLAIPLAGVAWGLTSALFTALYNLLPTELLAQHNAEVVVAGAFLIGSVVLLPWLVLDAPTTMTMPEILLVLFIIVGGTAVPFLLYLSALANIAPLLANVVGTLEPLTAAVASIFLFNLRVSFTLIAGVVLVLGSVIGLSLLDDGSRRSDELPTPPS, from the coding sequence TTGCGTACTGAACAGCCCCAGTCCGATCTTCTCTCTGGCCGAGATCTCCGAAATGGCACGCATCCAACCGGCGATGATGGGGATCGCACCCAGTGGTGCGCTACCGTGGACCGGGCGAGCATCCACGGACACGCCAGCGCCACCACCGTGATGAGCGCCACCACAGGGGAACTATCTACCGTTGAAGTTGTCAACGTCGCATCCCTTGGGATCTACAATCAGAACATGCATCCCCACCACATTCGCCAACGCCCAGGCATCATCGGGATCGTCACTGCTGCCATTCTGTGGGGATTTTCTGGCATTGCGGCACAACAACTTTTCCAGCATTATCACCTCGAGCCAACCTGGCTCGCCGCGGTACGAGTCACTGGGGCTGGAGTGCTCCTCGCCCTTTGGGCTGGACCCAGAGGGCGAGGAGCCGGTTTCAAGCGTTTCAGCGCCGACCGACGACGACTAGCCACCATCATCGTCTTTGGAGTTGTGGCCCTCGATGGCGTTCAACTCACCTTCTTTCTCGCTATCGCCCACGGCACCGCGGTGTCCGCCACGCTTCTCCAGTTCACAAGTCCCGTTCTTATCCTTGGCTGGATCTCGCTACGGCATTTCAAGGTACCAAAGCCCTTACTGATACTCCTGACAGCAGGTGCATTAGCTGGTGTCTTTCTCGTCGTCACCGACGGCTCCACCTCTGGACTGGCGATACCATTAGCGGGAGTCGCATGGGGACTGACCTCTGCACTCTTCACGGCGCTCTACAACCTGTTACCTACTGAACTCTTGGCACAACACAACGCGGAGGTCGTCGTCGCAGGTGCCTTCCTGATCGGGTCTGTGGTCCTGTTGCCATGGCTCGTACTCGATGCACCAACCACCATGACCATGCCCGAGATCCTGCTCGTCCTCTTCATCATCGTCGGAGGCACCGCGGTTCCGTTTCTGCTCTACCTCAGTGCCCTCGCCAACATTGCTCCACTGCTCGCCAATGTGGTAGGTACGCTTGAGCCGCTCACCGCAGCCGTCGCATCGATCTTTCTCTTCAACTTGCGAGTGAGCTTTACGCTCATCGCAGGAGTGGTACTCGTCCTTGGTTCAGTCATCGGCCTCTCACTCCTCGACGATGGATCCCGCCGCTCGGATGAACTGCCGACACCTCCCTCCTGA
- the rpsB gene encoding 30S ribosomal protein S2, giving the protein MPDKPLVTMSQLLEAGVHFGHQAKRWNPKMKPYIFDKRNGIYLLDLRQTLQGIDESFRFVRSLSARGGSVLFVGTKKQAQDAITQYAKMASMPYVSHRWLGGMLTNFPTIASRVRKLQEYEQMKVQGDFDAMPKKEALLLQRELTKLDLNLGGVRNMNRLPDALFVIDTVKEHLALTEAARLGIPVIAVVDTNCDPELVDHIMPGNDDAIRSCELFTRLIATAIIEGKSRAGAAEPVPVPAPAPV; this is encoded by the coding sequence ATGCCAGATAAACCACTAGTAACCATGTCTCAGCTTCTTGAGGCGGGAGTCCATTTTGGTCACCAAGCCAAGCGATGGAACCCAAAGATGAAGCCCTACATTTTCGATAAGCGCAACGGCATCTACTTGCTCGATCTTCGCCAGACGCTCCAGGGTATCGACGAGTCTTTTCGCTTCGTTCGGTCGTTGTCAGCTCGAGGTGGCAGTGTGCTCTTCGTCGGTACGAAAAAGCAAGCCCAAGATGCCATTACGCAGTACGCCAAGATGGCCAGCATGCCCTACGTAAGCCACCGGTGGCTAGGCGGTATGTTAACTAACTTCCCCACGATTGCCTCGCGAGTGCGCAAGCTGCAAGAGTACGAGCAGATGAAGGTGCAGGGAGACTTCGACGCCATGCCGAAGAAGGAGGCGCTGTTGTTGCAGCGAGAACTCACCAAGCTGGACCTCAACCTCGGCGGTGTTCGTAACATGAACAGGTTGCCGGATGCTCTGTTCGTCATCGACACCGTCAAGGAGCATCTCGCGCTCACTGAGGCAGCTCGTCTCGGCATCCCAGTGATAGCCGTCGTCGACACCAACTGCGACCCAGAGCTCGTGGATCATATCATGCCAGGTAATGACGATGCCATTCGGTCGTGTGAGCTCTTCACTCGGCTGATTGCGACGGCGATTATCGAAGGAAAGTCCAGAGCTGGGGCAGCAGAACCCGTTCCGGTGCCGGCGCCGGCGCCAGTGTAA
- a CDS encoding PaaI family thioesterase, with product MDLGEENCFACGRKNPIGLHLEFSGSDGVVRAEYRAERRFVGWDDVLHGGITATMLDEAASYVPYSMGFVTVTARLEVRYSLPIRVDELLAIEGRFLGRRRRVVDAESEIRDEQGVVRASAAAKLMILGERSAGGPGAGDLL from the coding sequence ATGGACTTGGGCGAAGAGAACTGTTTTGCGTGTGGCAGAAAGAACCCGATCGGCCTTCATCTGGAGTTCAGTGGCTCCGATGGCGTGGTTCGAGCGGAATATCGGGCTGAGCGGCGTTTTGTAGGATGGGATGACGTCCTGCACGGAGGGATTACCGCGACGATGCTGGACGAGGCTGCGAGCTACGTTCCCTATTCGATGGGCTTTGTGACTGTCACGGCTCGTCTCGAGGTGAGGTACTCCTTGCCTATTCGCGTTGATGAGCTACTCGCGATCGAGGGTCGATTTCTCGGTCGGCGGCGTCGAGTCGTCGATGCGGAGTCAGAGATCCGTGATGAACAAGGAGTCGTAAGGGCGAGTGCTGCGGCGAAGTTGATGATTCTTGGGGAGCGTAGTGCTGGTGGGCCGGGGGCTGGCGATCTGCTCTGA
- the tsf gene encoding translation elongation factor Ts — protein sequence MADIKAADVQALRKLTGAGILDAKKTLEETGGDAERAAQLLRERGVVSAAKRAERENSEGAVAISMVGTQVGALVELKCETDFVAKSTDFVNTVNEIAAAVAERGEQAVTEYEEMISSLIISLKENISLGRVVRLEAGEGDEVSGYLHVQADRGVNGVLVQLKNGSNELAHDLALHIAFARPTYLRIEDVPESVVAQERETLETMTRNEGKPEAAVEKIVAGRLDGFYKSICLLEQPFVKDEKHRVREVLGQATLVAFAQLVVGE from the coding sequence GTGGCTGATATCAAGGCTGCGGATGTACAGGCGCTGCGTAAGCTCACCGGTGCGGGGATTCTCGACGCGAAGAAGACGCTTGAAGAGACAGGTGGTGACGCCGAGCGCGCGGCACAGTTGCTTCGGGAGCGGGGCGTCGTCTCCGCGGCGAAGCGAGCTGAGCGTGAAAACAGTGAGGGAGCAGTAGCGATCTCCATGGTTGGTACTCAAGTTGGTGCACTCGTTGAACTCAAGTGCGAGACTGACTTTGTCGCGAAGTCAACTGACTTCGTCAACACCGTGAACGAGATAGCTGCTGCTGTCGCGGAACGAGGAGAGCAGGCCGTCACGGAGTATGAGGAGATGATCTCCTCGCTCATCATCTCGTTGAAGGAGAACATCTCGCTCGGGCGGGTCGTTCGACTTGAGGCCGGTGAAGGTGATGAGGTGTCGGGTTATCTCCACGTTCAGGCTGATCGAGGGGTCAATGGAGTGCTTGTGCAACTGAAGAATGGGTCGAATGAGCTCGCCCACGACCTCGCGCTACACATTGCATTTGCTCGTCCAACGTATCTGCGAATCGAGGACGTTCCTGAATCGGTAGTGGCGCAGGAGCGCGAGACGCTTGAGACGATGACGAGAAATGAGGGCAAGCCAGAGGCGGCAGTCGAAAAGATCGTAGCAGGTCGCCTTGATGGGTTTTACAAATCGATCTGCTTGTTGGAACAGCCCTTTGTAAAGGATGAGAAACATCGAGTTCGAGAGGTGCTAGGACAAGCAACGCTCGTCGCGTTTGCGCAACTCGTCGTTGGCGAGTAG
- a CDS encoding SDR family NAD(P)-dependent oxidoreductase, translated as MSILGDLTGKVALVTGAGSPTGIGFATSVALGELGASVVLTSTTARVEDRASELMDRGIDARGVVADLTLDHEVQQLRERCVDAYGGVDLVVNNAGMTSVQYGSDAVGVVEALSLDEWHLGLSRNLDTAFLVCRAFLGDMKANGWGRVVMVASTTGPVNAMPGHTVYATAKAAMVGLTRSLALEVGSLGITVNAVAPGWIASGSASDDELRYGTASPIGRSGSPEEVAAVIASLCLPGLSYLTGQVIVVDGANSILEARTT; from the coding sequence ATGAGTATTTTGGGAGACTTAACGGGCAAAGTGGCACTCGTGACCGGGGCGGGCTCACCCACTGGTATCGGGTTTGCCACGTCGGTTGCACTTGGAGAGCTCGGTGCATCGGTCGTTCTCACCTCCACGACAGCACGTGTAGAAGATCGAGCGTCTGAGCTCATGGATCGGGGGATCGATGCACGTGGAGTGGTGGCTGATCTCACCTTGGACCATGAGGTGCAACAGCTTCGGGAGCGTTGTGTGGATGCTTACGGGGGTGTCGATCTTGTGGTCAACAATGCTGGCATGACCTCTGTGCAATATGGCTCGGATGCGGTCGGTGTGGTTGAGGCGTTGTCATTGGATGAGTGGCATCTGGGGCTCTCCCGGAATCTTGATACGGCATTCTTGGTGTGCCGAGCGTTTCTTGGCGACATGAAAGCGAACGGTTGGGGTCGGGTGGTGATGGTTGCTTCCACGACGGGGCCCGTTAATGCGATGCCAGGTCATACCGTGTACGCCACCGCAAAGGCGGCGATGGTGGGGCTCACGCGGTCCCTTGCGCTCGAGGTCGGTTCTCTGGGGATCACCGTCAATGCAGTGGCGCCCGGCTGGATCGCGAGCGGCTCAGCGAGCGATGACGAGCTGCGCTATGGAACGGCCAGTCCCATCGGTCGGTCCGGATCACCTGAAGAGGTGGCAGCGGTGATCGCCTCCCTTTGTCTGCCAGGCCTGTCTTACCTCACCGGGCAAGTCATTGTGGTAGACGGAGCGAATTCGATTCTTGAGGCTCGTACGACCTAG
- a CDS encoding NAD-dependent malic enzyme produces the protein MVGNPSASFSVTLRVEISDSRLVGAITTVLAEAGGAITALDTVESRGERLVVDITCNAVDEEHASRLRSEVEAIEGVAVRAMSDRTLLLHLGGVLATESKVPLKTRDDLSMAYTPGVARVSLAIARDHGAARNLTIKRNSVAVVTDGSAVLGLGNLGPEAALPVMEGKAVLFKRFGDVDAWPVCLASQDVDEIVQAVRMIAPVFGGINLEDISAPRCFEVERRLREHLDIPVFHDDQHGTAIVVLAALLNALRVVEKRLDTAKVVVLGVGAAGVAIAKLLINEGVGNLIAVDRDGVLDPQSSSLDENRLWVAKHSNPDGVRGDLRTALQGADVVIGVSGPNLLTEGDLRHMAPDPIVFALANPDPEVEPSVARRVAPVVATGRSDEPNQINNVLVFPGFFRGLLDAGATKITEAMELAAARALAAIVTEDELSPAYIVPTVFNPAVAPTIAQAVEAAAK, from the coding sequence ATGGTGGGCAATCCGAGTGCTTCGTTTTCGGTGACTTTGCGAGTGGAGATCTCCGACTCGCGCTTGGTCGGCGCGATCACGACGGTGTTAGCTGAAGCTGGTGGTGCTATTACCGCCCTCGATACAGTGGAGTCCCGGGGAGAACGGCTTGTGGTCGACATCACCTGCAACGCTGTCGATGAAGAGCATGCATCCCGGTTGCGTTCGGAGGTCGAGGCCATCGAAGGCGTCGCCGTGCGTGCCATGAGCGATCGCACGCTTCTGTTGCACCTAGGAGGTGTATTGGCGACGGAGTCCAAGGTCCCGCTGAAGACACGCGATGATCTCTCGATGGCCTATACGCCAGGAGTTGCGCGGGTATCACTAGCGATTGCACGCGATCATGGGGCGGCGAGAAATCTGACTATCAAGCGCAACAGTGTGGCGGTGGTGACCGATGGATCGGCGGTGCTCGGACTCGGCAATCTTGGTCCTGAGGCGGCCTTGCCAGTGATGGAGGGCAAGGCGGTGCTGTTCAAGCGTTTTGGTGATGTTGATGCCTGGCCAGTGTGCCTGGCATCTCAAGATGTTGACGAGATTGTGCAGGCGGTTCGCATGATTGCACCCGTCTTTGGAGGTATCAACCTTGAGGATATTTCCGCACCGCGCTGTTTCGAGGTCGAGCGACGCCTCCGAGAGCACCTCGATATCCCGGTATTTCATGACGACCAACATGGTACGGCGATTGTCGTTCTGGCAGCCCTGCTCAATGCCCTTCGGGTCGTGGAGAAGCGTTTGGACACGGCAAAGGTGGTCGTCCTCGGGGTGGGAGCAGCTGGCGTGGCAATCGCCAAGTTGCTCATCAATGAGGGTGTTGGTAACCTGATCGCCGTTGACCGCGACGGAGTTCTTGATCCCCAGTCGAGCTCGCTGGACGAGAATCGCCTGTGGGTGGCAAAGCACTCGAACCCTGATGGCGTTCGAGGGGATCTACGTACCGCGCTCCAGGGGGCTGATGTGGTTATCGGAGTCTCCGGGCCAAACCTGTTGACCGAGGGTGATCTGCGTCACATGGCGCCAGATCCGATTGTCTTCGCTCTTGCGAACCCTGATCCCGAAGTCGAGCCCTCTGTGGCTCGTCGTGTTGCGCCTGTCGTTGCGACCGGTCGCAGTGATGAACCAAATCAGATCAATAATGTGCTGGTTTTCCCGGGGTTTTTCCGAGGTCTTCTGGACGCGGGTGCGACAAAAATTACTGAGGCGATGGAGCTGGCGGCAGCCCGTGCACTGGCAGCGATCGTTACCGAAGACGAGTTATCACCGGCCTACATCGTTCCAACGGTCTTTAATCCAGCGGTGGCACCCACGATCGCCCAGGCGGTGGAGGCAGCGGCAAAGTAA
- the whiG gene encoding RNA polymerase sigma factor WhiG — protein MQGDADLDKLWHRYKETGDQGLRDRLLVAYSPLVRFVASRVAIGLPNSVEQADLASYGTFGLIDAIEKFDLERNIKFETYAITRIKGAIIDELRAIDWVPRSVRAKAKAVEQAYAKLEGKLHRSPTDKEVAAELEIDESELQAIFSKISFLGIAALDEVVLGGERNEGMTLGDTIADRKESANGSFEQEETRRMLVDAINRLGDREKMVLTLYYYEGFTLAEIGEILGVTESRVCQIHSKAVLQLRGKLGDVG, from the coding sequence ATGCAAGGTGATGCCGACTTAGATAAGTTATGGCATAGATACAAAGAGACTGGCGACCAGGGTTTGCGGGACCGTCTTTTAGTGGCCTATTCGCCGCTGGTACGCTTTGTTGCCTCAAGAGTCGCTATCGGTCTGCCGAACTCGGTTGAACAGGCTGACCTCGCAAGCTACGGGACCTTCGGTCTGATCGACGCCATCGAGAAGTTTGACCTTGAGCGCAATATCAAGTTTGAAACCTATGCAATTACCCGCATCAAGGGCGCTATTATCGATGAACTCCGAGCAATCGACTGGGTGCCGCGATCGGTCCGCGCGAAGGCAAAAGCAGTTGAACAGGCCTATGCAAAACTGGAAGGCAAGCTTCATCGGAGTCCAACCGACAAAGAAGTCGCCGCCGAGCTAGAGATTGATGAGTCCGAATTGCAGGCGATCTTCTCCAAGATCTCTTTCTTAGGCATTGCCGCGCTTGATGAGGTGGTCCTTGGCGGGGAGCGCAACGAGGGTATGACGCTAGGCGATACTATTGCTGATCGTAAAGAGAGCGCCAACGGCTCCTTTGAGCAAGAAGAGACACGGCGCATGCTTGTTGATGCCATCAATCGACTTGGTGACCGAGAAAAGATGGTGCTGACCCTTTACTACTACGAAGGCTTTACCCTTGCCGAGATCGGCGAAATCCTTGGTGTGACCGAAAGTCGGGTCTGCCAGATTCACTCGAAAGCAGTATTGCAACTCCGTGGTAAGCTCGGCGACGTCGGTTAA
- a CDS encoding tyrosine-type recombinase/integrase, with protein MGVGNEGCWRLEEYCASLSYLSPATQHRYRTGLDWMIRASAELGVLDPADLNVRLVRRVISQRQASGVARSTIRTDLAAFSSYLRFRDDLDLAPLRLALVKPGTSTQRKLPRTLDTASVRVTLDSLRSLPDTNPLHYAVLETLYDTGLRVGELVQLDRGDVDFTGCRISVRNGKGGRPRVVPVARCALEAMQHYLGTRSDCATALFLGPRGSRLGVRSVRRIVDRYFPGAHPHSLRHSYATHLLENGADLRSLQELLGHARLSTTEIYTHVSHERLARVYRELHPRGK; from the coding sequence ATGGGTGTGGGTAATGAGGGTTGTTGGCGGCTGGAGGAGTACTGCGCCTCGTTGAGTTATCTCTCACCAGCGACCCAACACCGATATCGAACGGGTTTGGATTGGATGATTCGCGCCTCTGCTGAGCTTGGTGTGCTCGACCCCGCAGATCTGAATGTTCGCCTTGTGCGGCGGGTGATCTCGCAACGACAGGCGAGTGGGGTTGCCCGATCGACGATTCGAACTGATCTCGCGGCGTTCTCGTCTTATCTGCGCTTTCGTGATGACCTTGATCTTGCTCCGCTGCGTCTGGCGCTCGTGAAGCCTGGAACATCGACGCAACGGAAGCTTCCTCGAACGTTGGATACGGCAAGCGTTCGTGTAACTCTCGATAGCCTTCGTTCGCTTCCAGACACGAACCCTCTGCACTATGCCGTGCTTGAGACGCTGTATGACACCGGTTTACGCGTTGGTGAGTTGGTGCAACTCGATCGTGGGGATGTGGATTTCACAGGCTGCCGGATCTCGGTGCGCAACGGTAAAGGCGGGAGACCGCGGGTCGTGCCCGTTGCTCGATGCGCCCTTGAGGCGATGCAACACTACCTGGGAACCCGATCTGACTGTGCAACCGCGCTCTTTCTGGGTCCTCGCGGCTCCCGACTCGGTGTTCGATCCGTGCGACGCATCGTTGATCGGTATTTTCCTGGTGCGCACCCTCACTCCTTGCGCCACAGTTATGCAACCCATCTGCTAGAAAACGGTGCCGATTTGCGAAGCCTTCAGGAGCTTCTCGGACACGCTAGACTATCCACAACGGAAATTTATACTCATGTGAGTCACGAACGGTTAGCAAGGGTCTATCGGGAGTTACATCCACGGGGCAAGTAG
- a CDS encoding MFS transporter has protein sequence MGQSRRRLALAVLSGVLFLTFLDTTIVAVALAPIQSHLHAGVDELQWVIGGYAVAFAALILVFGAIGDRYGRRRMMVAGLGLFVIGSVVAALAPSAILLIVARVVMGIGAAASEPGTLSLIRHLYPEESDRTKALGTWAAVAGFALAIGPVLGGILVGLDGWPTIFWFNCVAGMVIIVMAIRVLPESADRSIGSVDVLGSLTGPFALGVLVVGIVEGEVRGYASPIIVICFALALLGAVGFIFAEHRASNPLLRLRFLRNARFSGALMLAFSIYFSIFAIFFFVALYLEVVEGDSSYQVAGVFAAMMITMIVASIVAGRWTTQVGTRLATGFGALLAAAGIGLSDLALSGPTHPLLLAATLAIAGIGFGLVVVPVTSIALSTVPPEHSGMAAASTNTMRALGVTLSVAILGSFLNGELTGGLSSRLARLGVPPAFRQVVINAVETGGVAGHEGGAAKIYGPIVGKVIGAAYSSFHAGLSVSLIVAGSLIVLGGAVSLVTRAGHAR, from the coding sequence GTGGGGCAGTCACGGCGCCGCCTCGCCCTAGCGGTCCTGAGCGGTGTGCTATTTCTCACCTTTCTCGATACCACGATCGTAGCGGTGGCGCTAGCACCTATCCAGAGCCATCTCCATGCGGGTGTCGATGAGCTGCAGTGGGTGATCGGTGGGTACGCGGTGGCCTTTGCCGCACTCATCTTGGTGTTTGGTGCGATTGGTGATAGGTACGGTCGACGCCGGATGATGGTGGCTGGTTTGGGACTCTTCGTCATCGGGTCGGTGGTCGCCGCGCTTGCCCCCTCAGCCATTCTCTTGATCGTTGCCAGGGTCGTGATGGGTATCGGTGCGGCGGCCTCCGAGCCCGGCACGCTATCGCTGATCCGTCATCTCTATCCCGAGGAGTCAGATCGGACTAAGGCGCTCGGGACGTGGGCGGCAGTCGCAGGCTTTGCGCTTGCGATTGGCCCGGTGCTCGGTGGCATCCTCGTCGGACTCGATGGTTGGCCAACCATATTTTGGTTCAATTGTGTCGCTGGCATGGTGATCATCGTGATGGCGATCCGAGTTTTACCAGAGAGTGCTGATCGATCGATTGGATCAGTGGACGTTTTGGGTTCGTTGACTGGCCCATTCGCACTAGGGGTTCTCGTTGTAGGCATCGTCGAGGGCGAGGTGCGAGGTTACGCTTCGCCCATCATCGTCATATGTTTCGCGCTTGCTCTACTGGGTGCGGTCGGCTTCATTTTCGCGGAGCATCGAGCCTCGAATCCACTCTTACGGCTGAGGTTTTTGCGCAATGCTCGGTTCAGCGGGGCGCTGATGTTGGCCTTTAGTATCTACTTCTCGATATTTGCCATCTTTTTCTTCGTTGCCCTGTATTTGGAGGTTGTCGAGGGTGACAGTTCTTATCAAGTAGCGGGTGTCTTCGCTGCGATGATGATCACGATGATCGTTGCCTCAATCGTTGCCGGACGTTGGACAACACAGGTGGGTACCAGGTTGGCGACTGGGTTTGGCGCACTTCTCGCAGCGGCGGGAATTGGACTGTCGGACCTTGCACTTTCGGGGCCAACGCATCCGCTCTTGCTGGCTGCGACCCTTGCTATCGCGGGGATTGGTTTTGGATTGGTGGTCGTGCCAGTGACAAGTATCGCCCTATCAACCGTTCCTCCAGAGCATTCTGGCATGGCGGCCGCATCGACCAACACGATGCGAGCCCTCGGGGTTACCTTGAGTGTAGCGATTTTGGGTAGCTTCTTGAACGGCGAATTAACGGGTGGTCTATCGAGTCGACTCGCGCGATTGGGGGTGCCCCCAGCGTTTCGTCAGGTCGTTATCAACGCGGTCGAAACCGGTGGTGTCGCTGGTCACGAAGGAGGTGCTGCCAAGATCTATGGACCTATTGTGGGTAAGGTCATCGGTGCTGCCTACAGCTCGTTTCATGCTGGACTCTCGGTGTCGTTGATCGTCGCTGGATCTCTGATTGTGCTCGGTGGTGCCGTGTCGCTCGTGACGCGGGCGGGTCACGCGAGATAG